The Thermotoga neapolitana DSM 4359 sequence CAGGTCATCGAGGAAGGAAATGGTTCTCGAGATGCTCAAGAAGGTCAACCTGGAGCCCGCAGAGGAGTTCTACAGAAGATACCCGAGGGAACTCTCAGGGGGACAGAGACAGAGGGTGGTCATAGCACGCGCCCTGATTTTGAAACCCCGCTTTGTGGTCGCCGATGAGGCGGTGGCCATGCTCGACGTGTCCGTGAGGTCTCAACTGCTGAAACTTCTTCAGGATCTTCGAAAAGAGTTCAACCTCACCATGCTCTTCATCACACACGACCTTGCCACAACGAAGTACGTGTGCGACGAGATCGCCGTTATGTACCTTGGAAAGATAGTGGAGATAGGCAGTTTCGAAGACATCTATGTGAACCCAAAACATCCTTACACCCAGGCACTCATCTCTGCGGTGCCCGAGCCCACGCTCAAGAAAAAGAAAAAGTTCATACCCGAAGGAGAAACCCCAAACCCTATAGACGTTCCATCTGGATGCAGGTTCCATCCCAGGTGCCC is a genomic window containing:
- a CDS encoding ABC transporter ATP-binding protein → MALIEVKDLKKHFPVRRGPIDAILRKPKKYVKAVDGVSFRIEEGKSLGLVGESGSGKTTTGRVILRLEEPTAGTILFDGKDITKLSKEEMRKLRKEMQIIFQDPMASLNPYMRVGKAIEHALEIHGIGDRSSRKEMVLEMLKKVNLEPAEEFYRRYPRELSGGQRQRVVIARALILKPRFVVADEAVAMLDVSVRSQLLKLLQDLRKEFNLTMLFITHDLATTKYVCDEIAVMYLGKIVEIGSFEDIYVNPKHPYTQALISAVPEPTLKKKKKFIPEGETPNPIDVPSGCRFHPRCPYRMDVCTEEEPQLKVVEGNHRVACHLYT